GGAAGACCATGAAGAAGGGATGGGGGCCGCAGTAAGTGTTCAACATGTTGCTCCTTCGGGGTTAGGTTCAACCATTAATTTGACTGCTACTGTTTCGGGGGTAAGTACGAAAGAAATTACTACGGAGGTGTATGTGGAGAATGCGAGGGGATTAATTGGAAAAGGCAAAGTAAAACAAGTTGTTTTACCAAAAAAATTAATTCAAGAAAAAGTGCGTACAACGACTACTTAAAGGGGGTCCGGGAATTGAAGCAATTAGAACATTTGCAAGAGGTTGATGTGTTTCAAAAAATAGGCGGTCATGAGCAAGTTGTATTTTGCAATGACCCGAAGACAGGATTAAAAGCAATTATCGCGATACATAACACCACTCTAGGGCCAGCACTAGGTGGAACACGTATGTATCCATATTCAAGTGTTAACGCTGCATTAAATGATGTGCTTCGTTTATCTGAAGGAATGACCGCAAAATGTGCAATGAGCGACGTTGATTTCGGTGGGGGAAAGGCAGTCATTATTGGTGATCCAAAAAAGGATAAATCACCGGCGATGTTTCGGGCATTTGGACAATTTGTAGATTCATTAAACGGCAGGTTTTACACGGGTACAGATATGGGGACGACTATGGACGACTTTATTTATGCAGCAAAAGAAACGAATTTCATCAATGGTCTACCTGAAGCATTTGGGGGTAGCGGAGACACGTCGATACCAACAGCACAGGGCATTATTTATGCGTTACAAGCAACGAATCAGTTTTTATTTCAAAGTAATGCTCTGGAAGGAAAAGTTTACGCGTTACAAGGACTAGGGAAGGTTGGCAGGAAAATAGCACTACACCTGCTTGAAGTCGGCGCAGAGGTCTATGTAACGGACGTGAATGAAAGCGTTATCAATGAGTTTTTAAATGAAGCTAAATCATTCCAGAACGCTGTGCATGTTGTAAGCCCGCTAGACATCTATCAAGTAAACGCAGATGTTTTTATGCCTTGTGCGATGGGCGGAGTAATTAACGAAAGAACGATACCAGTGCTAAATGTAAAGGCAGTTGTTGGTTCAGCAAATAATCAGCTAGCTCATGAAACGGATGCAGAGCTTTTACATGACAAGGGGATTTTATATGCACCTGATTATATCGTTAATGCTGGTGGACTTATCCAGGTTGCGGATGAACAGTATGGTGCCAACAAGAACCGCGTACTACAAAAGACGAAAACAATCTATGAAATGGTACTTCAATTATACGTAGAAGCTCAAGCTGATCATATAACTACGGTAGAAGCGGCACACCGTAAATATGTAAAACAGTTGGAAGAACAACAAAATCGAAACAACTTCTATAGTCGAAATCACAGACCGAAATGGGACATCAAGTAATAGGTCATTACTAAGAAAATTTTCCTCATCAAATGAAACTTCAATCAGTGGGATTTTTCTTCATCCTGCTGATTGTTAGAGACACAAAGAGATGACTTAAGGCTTTTGAGAGAATCGGTCATTTGATTTATAGTTGGATGTTGCCCATACATCCTGCTTTTCGCCAAGTAGAATGAAGAGGATCTGTATTACTGCCAATTACATGCGGGATATAAATGAAAAGGTGGGATAATCATGCGAGAAAAATATCCATTACTGCAGATAATTGACCAAGAAGGTAAATGGTTAGATGAGTCGAATGAGGAAGGATTATTGGAAGAAAAAGTAAAACAGTTTTACTATCACATGTTACGAATTCGAACCTATGATCAGAAAGGGGTAGCCCTACAGAGACAAGGAAGAATTGGGACCTACGTACCTTTTGCAGGGCAGGAGGCAGCCCAAGTGGGCAGTGCATTGGCCCTTGGAAATGAAGACTGGATGTTCCCTACGTATCGAGATCACGGTGCATCGCTTACCTTTGGAGCAGACCTAGATCGAATGCTATTACATTGGAATGGGCGGATAGAAGGGTGTTTACCTTCAAGGGAAAAAAAGATTATGCCTGCATCCATACCTATTGCTACGCATTTACCGCATGCCACTGGTGCAGCGATGGCTGAAGGGTATAAAGGAACTCGAAATGCGGCAATTGCCTACTTTGGAGACGGAGCAACGTCAGAAGGGGATTTTCATGAAGGAATAAATATAGCGAGTGTCTTTAAGGCGCCGGTCGTCTTTTTTAATCAAAATAATGGCTATGCCATTTCGCTTCCAGTTGAAAAGCAGATGAATTCGGAAACCATTGCACAAAAAGCGGAAGCATACGGCATCCCAGGTGTTCGTGTGGATGGCATGGATGTGTTCGCTGTTTACTTTGCTGTTAGCGAAGCTTTAGAAAGGTCTCGATCAGGAAAGGGTCCAACCCTAATTGAGGCAGTGACGATGCGGTTTGGTGCCCATACGACAGCTGATGACCCGTCTAAATATAGAGATCAAGCCGAGGTGAATCGGATTCGGGACCAGGTTGATCCATTACTACGCCTGGAAAAACATATGAAACATAGAGGTATTTGGGAGATGGCGTGGCGGGATTCGATTGAAACAGCGATTCAAGATGAATTGGAAGCCGCAATAAAACGGATGGAAACATATGAACAGCCAGCTGTTTCTGACATGTTTGATCATGTATTTGCTGAGCCAACGTGGACGATTGAAAAACAAAAGCAGCGCATTTTGTCAACGGGAGGGAGTAGCTAATGGCATTATCCAAAGTGGCTAACAAACAGGCGGTACAGGTTGGAGTAAAGGAACTTACGATGATCCAGGCGATTAATGATGGTTTAAAAACGATGCTAGAAGAGGATCCAAAGACACTGCTTTTAGGTGAAGATATTGGCAAAAATGGTGGAGTATTTCGAGCAACGGATGGATTACAGGACGTATTCGGCGAAAAAAGAGTAATCGATACGCCTTTAAGTGAAGCGGGTTTTGTTGGAACCGCAGTAGGGATGGCGTTAAATGGCTTAAAGCCTGTTGTAGAAATTCAATTTTTAGGCTTTGTTTATCCAGCTTTTGAGCAAATTGCCACCCATGTAACACGAATGCGCACGCGAACGTTAGGCTATTATTCGATGCCTATGGTTATTCGTGCGCCATACGGAGCGGGGGTTCGGTCGCCCGAAATTCATTCTGATAGCGTAGAAGCTTTATTTGTCCATTTACCTGGTATCAAAGTAGTTTGCCCATCCACGCCATATGATGCAAAGGGATTGTTGTTAGCTTCCATAGCTGATCCTGATCCGGTATTATTTTTAGAACCGATGCGCTTATACCGTGGCAAGCGACAAGAAGTACCGGCGCATGATTATCGCATTGAGCTTGGGAAAGGGGAGATCGTACAACAAGGTGAAGATGTGACGATTTTTGCCTGGGGAGCGATGATGCCTATAGCTATGGAAGCTGCTGAACTTATGAAGGAGCAAGGTATTTCTTGTGAGGTGATTGATTTACGTACATTATACCCATTAGATAAAGCAATCATTGCGGATTCCGTACAAAAAACAGGCAGGGTCGTCATTATCCATGAAGGACATGAAACAGGGGGAGTAGGCAGTGAAATTGTATCGGTCATTATGGAAACGAGTTTTCTTTATTTGCGTGCACCAATTGAAAAAGTGACAGGTTTTGATGTACCAGTTCCATTATTTGCTTTGGAACATACGTATCTACCTACAACAGAACGGGTGTCGCAAGCGATTCAAAAAGTTTATTCATTTTAGGAGGTGAACGCATTGGTTCAAGTAAAGTTTAGCGATATGGGCGAAGGGATGAACGAAGGGGAAATTATTCATTATTTTGTAGGTGTTGGAGATGTGGTGTCTGTGGATCAGCCGCTCGTAGAAATGCAAACGGATAAAATGGTAGCAGAAATTCCTGCCCCAGCAGCGGGCACGATCGCATCCATTCACTATAAAGAAGGAGATGTGGTTACTGTAGGCAATGTCATTATGGAAATTACCACCGAAGCTGAATCTGCAGCGCCTCTAAGTGAAATGTCAAATACCCGATTGCAATCCGCAAGTACTACTATAGCAACAAAGAAAAACGCTACTACGGTTACTAATCCTTATAACCGTATTTTAGCGGCACCTTATACAAGAAAAATCGCCAGGGAGCTAGGTGTTGATATAGAACAAATACAGGGGACAGGTCCAGCTGGGCGTGTACTAGATGATGACGTGTATCAGTTTGCTGAGCAACCAGAAACAAATAAGTGGACCGAAGAACAGGAAAGCGCTACTCAAAAGTTGCCACAAGCGGAAGAGGAGATACGATTTGCTGGAATACGCAAACGGATTGCAGAAAAAATGAGTTACTCCGTACAGACTATTCCGCATGTGACTCACTATGATGAAGTAGATCTTACGCATTTGCTTGAAGAAAGAAGTGTGTTAAAAGAGATGGGGGAATCCATTTCTGTGGCTGCTTTTTTTATAAAGGCTGTTGTCATTTGTCTAAAAGAGTTTCCGATATTTAATGCACAATTAGAGGTTGAAAAAGAGATTATTCGCTTATTAAAGCAATATTCTATCGGAATCGCGACACATACAGAAGCTGGTCTAATGGTTCCTGTCATACACGATGCCGATCAAAAATCGATCCGCTTTATGGATGAGGAGATGAAGAGGCTCATAAAAAAAGCGAAAGCAGGCGATTTAAAATTAGCAGATATGAAACAGGCAACCTTTACAGTAAATAATGTTGGTCCGCTTGGTGGGATGGCAGCAACACCAATTATTAATCACCCAGAGACAGCGATCATGACTTTTTATAAGACAAAGAAAGTGCCTGTTGTTACAAAAGACGATGCGCTAGAGATTCGAAGTGTGATGAATGTTTCGGTCACATTTGATCATCGGGTAATGGATGGAGCGCAGTCGATCGCATTTACAAATCGTTTTAAGGAACTAATTGAGCACCCGACAAAGCTATTATTGGAGTTGATATAAATGGTGGTTGGGGAATTTGCAGAACAGAGGGAGTTAATCGTTATTGGCGGAGGTCCAGGAGGCTATCATGCAGCGATACGTGCTGCTCAATTAGGAAACCAAGTTACGTTAGTTGAGCAGGACCAGTTGGGTGGTACGTGCTTGCATAAAGGGTGTATTCCATCTAAAATATTTACGCATGTCGCTAGTAAATGGCATCAAACACAACAATTGTCTGCATTTGGTATTTCAACAGGCGATCTATCATTGGATATGCAGGAGTTAATGGCTTATAAAAATAGCACGATTGAACAATTGTGTAAAGGTATTGAAAAACTTTGCCAAGCAAATCGGGTGGAAATCGTCCGCGGGAAGGCAAATTTTATCAATGAACATAAGCTTGGAGTGGAAACAGAACACCAATTTACTCTATTTACGTTTCAGCATGCTATTATTGCGACGGGCAGCTATCCTGTTTTACCTGAAAATTTAAAGAATAACCCCTTTGTATGGACGGAGGAAACGATCTTCACCTTACATGAAATTCCCAAAGATTTAATCGTTTGTGGTAGAGATTATATTGCTTTAGAAGTTGCATTTAGTTATCGGAAGTTAGGTGCGGAGGTAACCATTATCATACCAGAGCAAGCGGATTTTCCATTTGATAAGGCGATCAATCGCGAGTTAAAACGGATGTTAAAAAAAGAGAAGATTCAACTGTATCGTGAAAATAAAATTAAAAATATAACTGCTATCGATGGTGAAGTTTGTGTAAGGATTTCTAGCAATGATCAGGAAATTTCTTTAACTGGTACACATCTTTATATGGAAACAGAGCATAAGCCGAATATAGAATCATTAGGGATCGATCGGATAGGAATGATATATTCGGAAGCAGGTTTCATCAAAGTGGATAACGAAATGAGAACAAACATCCCTTCTATATTTGCGATTGGAAATGTGACTGGGGATAGGTTATCAGCAGTCATAGCAATGAAGCAGGGTAAGGTAGCTGCAGAATTTATTGCTGGAGTAGCGAGCGAGATAGATACAACTATGATGCCGACGGTAGTCCACAGTATCCCTCCAATTGCTGTTGTAGGATTGACAGAAGAGGAAGCAATACGACAAGGTTACGAAGTAAGAACTAGTCAGTTTGGATACAGTGGTAACAGCTATGCCCTGATTGGTAAGGAAAAAAATGGGGTGACAAAGATAGTTAAAGATGCCAAAACGGATTTGTTGTTAGGGTTTCATGTCATTGGCTTCGGTGCGATTGAGCTTATTAGTACTGGAGTTACTGCATTAGAATTAGTAGCGCGCGATGAAGATCTAGCTTTTCCGTTCTATCCGCACCCGAGTTTTAATGAAACCTTTTTAGAAGCAGCTGAAGGCTTGACGAATCGTGCTATTCATATGAAACCATCATAAGTAAATTGTATGCAGTTCATTTAACACTCCATGTTACACGTTGGAGCAATAGTTACAGCGAACGATTACACCCATATGTCACTGTTTTAACGTGAGTATAATAAGAAGGGGAAGATGGTATGTATCGTATTAAAGCTGTGCAAGCAACACCACTTTGGGAAGCAATAATGATGACTGTATTTATTGTATGTATTATCAGTGCGAGTATTATTTTTTTGGAAGCAGCACCACATATTCCGCTCATTCTTTCTCTATTAACGCTATGTATTTACGGGCTTGCGAAAGGGAATTCTTATAAGGTATTGGAACAGGGAATTGTCGAAGGAGCAAAGTCGGGTATGGGGGCAATTTTTATTTTCTTCTTTATTGGAATATTAATTGCTGCGTGGATGATGGGTGGAACGATACCAACTCTAATGTATGCTGGTTTTGGATTGGTGGCACCGAGCTTTTATTTTGCTATTGTATTTGTAGTTACGGCACTTATTGGTGTTGTCGTAGGCAGTTCCTTAACTACGATCGCTACGGTAGGGGTAGCCTTTATCGGTGTTTCTGGTGCTGTTGATGTTTCTTTAGCTATTACTGCTGGTGCGATTGTGTCAGGGGCTTTTTTCGGTGATAAAATGTCGCCTCTATCGGATACGACCAATATGGCGTCATCCACATTGCAGGTCGATTTGTTTGCACATATTAAAAATATGATGGGAACAACAGTCCCAGCCTTTTTGATTTCGTTACTTATCTTTCTGATTATATCCCCAAACCTAACAGAAGCAAATTTCGGAAAAATGAATGAGTTCCAAAGTGGTTTATTGGATACCGGTTTAGTTCATTGGGCAAACGGTGTCATTCCACTGCTCGTTTTATTAGTGCTATCCGTTAAAAAGGTGCCGGCAATTTTAACCTTGACGGGAGGATCATTAGCTGCAATTGTGATGGCTTATTTTCATAGTGCGCCATCAATAGGAAATCTATTTGCTATACTTATGGATGGGTTTGTTTCAGAAACAGGAGTAGAGGGCATCGACTCCTTGCTGACACGTGGTGGGATTAATGGCATGTTGTTTACCATTAGCCTTGTGTTACTTGCTTTAAGTATGGGGGGCCTATTGTTTACACTTGGGATTATTCCACGATTACTTGCTTCGATCGATCATCTTTTGAATAAGGTGTTTTCTGTCATTTTAGCATCCGCAACCACCGCTATAGGAATTAACGTCTTAATTGGTGAACAGTATTTATCAATTCTATTAACCGGTGAAACGTACCAATCACGCTATGCTAGAGTAGGTCTTTCAAACAAAAATTTATCAAGAGTAGCGGAAGATGCAGGAACAGTGATTAACCCGCTTGTGCCATGGAGTGTATGTGGTGTTTTTATTACTTCTGTTTTGGGTGTATCCACATTGGCTTACTTGCCATTTGCTTTTTTCTGCGTACTTTCTCCATTGTTGACGGTGCTATATGGGTATACTGGTTGGACACTAACGTATAAAAAGCCAGAAGTTGGGGCGAACTCAAGTGAAGCGACAGGAACGTAATTCATGGATATTTATACGAATTCGTATGTAATGTTTAATTATCTGTTTTTTTGAACGGGTTTAGCGTCAATTAATGAAAAGGTTACTGAAGGCTGACTTCATAAATAAAGCATGATATATATTTTAAACGAACTAGGCATTTGTTATAGAAAACGCAAAGGACTTCCAGGAATTTGGGGGTCTTTTTCCCGTTTAGAAAAGTGGTAATTTATCTTAGCGGAATGGTTTTGAAAGAAGGAACAATGAATATGATTTTAATTCCTGTTTGCGAAGGGAGAGCAGAGGATATCTACTGTGGACTTTCTGGTAACAGCTATTAAAAAGACTAAATCTGTACGAATTAAAATACACTTGAGAAGAGTTTCCGTGAATATTTGACAGACTCCAAATTTCATAGATCTTCTGCAAAAATGAATAATTATAGTATAATAAAAAAGATGTCGTTTTTTGTTACGGCTATTGTAGTATAACTTATTCGCAAAAGGAAATGACAACCATTTACTACATTAAAACAGCATTACAATTACTATTATCTTTTAATTACGCAATGATAGGAGAATTATAATGTGTAAAATTAGTTTCGATCATATTTATCATGCAGGTGAAGTTGTTGCGCAATCGGATTTATATGTACATTATCAAAATCAGGACATGCTGTTACAGTATAATAGTAATTTCTTGCATTTTTTAAGGATGCCATCGTTGGAAGAATTTGAGCAAACAGCTGCTTATTTACATGATTTTCACTCAAGGCATGGACAGCATCATGTGAAGTTTACGTTTCCACAGAATATAAAGCCAACGGAAGAGCTGATTAAGCATTTCATAGAAAATAATTATAATTATAGATATCTGGAACTTTTTACCATAAAGCCTTCGGAATTTCCGTGTGTTGAAAAAGATTCAAATATAAGCATTCAATTTGTTACTGAAAATGAGTATATGGACTACTCAAATTTAAAATATCAGCAAGATGTGCTGTTTGGTAGCGAGTTTGCAAAAGCACAACGAGATGTATATAAAAAAGATTTTCAAAATCCAAATAAATGGCAAATCGTGTCATATTTCCGGGGAAATATTTCGGGTTGTGTAGACGTGATTATTGGAAAAGGCACAGCAGAGATCGACAATCTTTTTGTGCTTGAAGAATATCGTAAACAAGGCATAGGCAGTATGCTGCAACAATTTGTAATGGATCACTGTCCTGATAAATTAGTGATTTTAGTCGCTGATGGAGAAGATACACCACGGGAAATGTATATTAAACAAAGATATTGCTACCGTGGTTTCCAATATGAAGTGCAAAAGGTGTATTTGTAGAACCGCAGATAAGGTGCTGCTCCCACTTCAGGAGTTGGGCAATCTGTACGGAAACAAGTTTATGTGGGAGATAACAGCACCTAAATACACTATTTCGTAAAGGTCATACCCTTGAGCTACTAACAAGCAGTGGGGGGGATGAAAGAAAACTCTACTGATTGAAGGCTTACTTTACATTGACTGGAAGTATTAGTCCAATAAATTTGCTTTCATATTTGTTGTGAATTTAAGGAAAGAAATCACGTATATAAGGGGAAAACTTTTCATAAAAAGACCCATTGGGTTTCTTTAGAAGTATAAAATCACCAGGAAAAGTTGTTCGGAGAATAGGACGTGGCGTTATCTTTATTTCCATATAGTTGTTGGTAAACAACAGAGTAGCCACGCCCATATTGACTGAATTTTTTGAACCCCTAAGAAAGAAATACTACTTACTTCCATTCCTCCATATTCCAAACTCGGGTAATCCAGTCTTGGTAAAAATATCGTTCATGTGAAACAAGTATTAAAGTTCCTGTGTAGTTTTCTAATGCTTCTTTAAGTGCGTTTTTTGTTGCGATATCTAAATGATTTGTCGGCTCATCTAAGATGAGAAAATTGCTGTCTGCTAACATGAGTTTGCATAAGCGGACTTTCGTTTGCTCCCCACCGCTAAGTGAAGATAGCTCTTGAAATATATGTTCGGATCGTAGCCCGCAACGTGCCAATGTTTGCCTTACTTCCTTTTGTGTCAATTCAGGATATGCTGACCAAATTTCTTCTAAAGCGGTGTGCTTTCCGATCGCAGGCATTTCTTGTTCAAAATAAGCTGGAAGCAATCGGTCGCCTAACGATATGTTTCCGCTTATCGCTTGTAACCTTCCTAGCAATGTTTTTAAAGTAGTTGTTTTGCCGATCCCATTATGTCCTGCGAGCGCTATTTTTTCCCCGCGCTGCAATTTTACATTTACATTGGTAAATAGAGGTTTATCATAGCCAATCGTTAAGTTAGTCGCTTGAAGTACAATATTTGCCGGTTGTGTTGTAACGGTAAAGGAGAAAATAGGTTTTGGATTATGGCTAGGTTTTTCTATCCGTTCCATCTTATTTAGTTTTTTCTCCCGGCTTTTAGCTTGCTTAGCGGTTGAAGCACGCGCTTTATTTTTTTGAATATACCCTTCAAGCTTGATTATTTCTTCCTGCTGTTTTTGATATTCGAGATGTATTTGTCTTCTGCGCATTTCATATGCTTGAAGAAATTGCTTATAGTTTCCTGGATATCTCGTTAATCGTTTATGCTCTAAATGATAAATTATTTGCGCTACATCAGTTAAAAAGCTGGTGTCATGTGTTATGAGCATAAATGCATTTGGATACATTTGTAAATAAGTTGTGAGCCACTCAATATGGGCAGTGTCTAAATAATTTGTCGGTTCATCTAATAGTAAGACATCAGGCTGTTCCAACAACAGCTTGGCTAGTAGTAATTTTGTACGTTGTCCGCCACTTAATTGACTCACATCCGTTTCCAAACCTAACTGAGAAATACCAAGACCAGCAGCAACTTCTTCCACCTTTGCAGGGATACGATAAAAATCATGTTGACCTAATTTAGTCTGCAACTGGCTGTATTGCTGTAATAATTGCTGAAGTTCTTTCGTTTGCATTTGAGCCATTTTCTCTGTAATGGCCAGCATCTCTTCTTCTGCTCGAAATAAATCCTGAAACGCTCCTTGTAAAAATTTCCGTATGGATTGTCCAGTAGTTAATTGGATATGTTGTTCTAAATTTCCAACTTGAACTTTTGGATGCCAATTTACTTGTCCTTCATCTGGAATAACATCTCCAGTAAGAATGTGGAATAATGTTGATTTTCCTGCTCCGTTGGGACCAACAAGTCCAATATGCTCTCCTTTAAGTAAACGAAATGATATATCTTTTAACACCATTTTGTCGCCAAAGCTGTGGCTTAGGTTTTGCACGTCCAGTATACTCATGGGTTTTTCTCCTTTTTGTAAAATGTTCGTAATAAAAAACAACACTTTGCCTGCAAGTACAAGGAGATAACATACCTTTTCAATGGACCAAAAGGCAGATATACATTTGGAACATACAACTCTCGCTTTTTTCATATTGACATATAAAAAAGCAGAGCGCACCGCCCTGCTCAAAAAGATATAGATGCCGAATAGAAGATATATCGTCCATCTTACCGTTATTTCATGAGTTCAGGTGATTATCCGCTGCTTGTAATTGCAAGGCTTGTTTTGAAAAATGGGCATACTTCTCCCGTCTTTAAGCACAAGCAATTTGAAGCACAGCAGATAATAACATGGATCACCCTCACTCCTTTAGTTTAAACTTTGAAAAATTTAATATAACTATAGCATAGGGACGTACAGTAATTCA
This genomic interval from Virgibacillus pantothenticus contains the following:
- a CDS encoding Leu/Phe/Val dehydrogenase; protein product: MKQLEHLQEVDVFQKIGGHEQVVFCNDPKTGLKAIIAIHNTTLGPALGGTRMYPYSSVNAALNDVLRLSEGMTAKCAMSDVDFGGGKAVIIGDPKKDKSPAMFRAFGQFVDSLNGRFYTGTDMGTTMDDFIYAAKETNFINGLPEAFGGSGDTSIPTAQGIIYALQATNQFLFQSNALEGKVYALQGLGKVGRKIALHLLEVGAEVYVTDVNESVINEFLNEAKSFQNAVHVVSPLDIYQVNADVFMPCAMGGVINERTIPVLNVKAVVGSANNQLAHETDAELLHDKGILYAPDYIVNAGGLIQVADEQYGANKNRVLQKTKTIYEMVLQLYVEAQADHITTVEAAHRKYVKQLEEQQNRNNFYSRNHRPKWDIK
- a CDS encoding thioesterase family protein, with protein sequence MKAGLHIGKTKILTITVTNEMFAQFDGKVVHPVYSTASMVYHMEWVSRQLLIPYLEDHEEGMGAAVSVQHVAPSGLGSTINLTATVSGVSTKEITTEVYVENARGLIGKGKVKQVVLPKKLIQEKVRTTTT
- the nhaC gene encoding Na+/H+ antiporter NhaC, encoding MYRIKAVQATPLWEAIMMTVFIVCIISASIIFLEAAPHIPLILSLLTLCIYGLAKGNSYKVLEQGIVEGAKSGMGAIFIFFFIGILIAAWMMGGTIPTLMYAGFGLVAPSFYFAIVFVVTALIGVVVGSSLTTIATVGVAFIGVSGAVDVSLAITAGAIVSGAFFGDKMSPLSDTTNMASSTLQVDLFAHIKNMMGTTVPAFLISLLIFLIISPNLTEANFGKMNEFQSGLLDTGLVHWANGVIPLLVLLVLSVKKVPAILTLTGGSLAAIVMAYFHSAPSIGNLFAILMDGFVSETGVEGIDSLLTRGGINGMLFTISLVLLALSMGGLLFTLGIIPRLLASIDHLLNKVFSVILASATTAIGINVLIGEQYLSILLTGETYQSRYARVGLSNKNLSRVAEDAGTVINPLVPWSVCGVFITSVLGVSTLAYLPFAFFCVLSPLLTVLYGYTGWTLTYKKPEVGANSSEATGT
- a CDS encoding GNAT family N-acetyltransferase; its protein translation is MCKISFDHIYHAGEVVAQSDLYVHYQNQDMLLQYNSNFLHFLRMPSLEEFEQTAAYLHDFHSRHGQHHVKFTFPQNIKPTEELIKHFIENNYNYRYLELFTIKPSEFPCVEKDSNISIQFVTENEYMDYSNLKYQQDVLFGSEFAKAQRDVYKKDFQNPNKWQIVSYFRGNISGCVDVIIGKGTAEIDNLFVLEEYRKQGIGSMLQQFVMDHCPDKLVILVADGEDTPREMYIKQRYCYRGFQYEVQKVYL
- a CDS encoding alpha-ketoacid dehydrogenase subunit beta; this translates as MALSKVANKQAVQVGVKELTMIQAINDGLKTMLEEDPKTLLLGEDIGKNGGVFRATDGLQDVFGEKRVIDTPLSEAGFVGTAVGMALNGLKPVVEIQFLGFVYPAFEQIATHVTRMRTRTLGYYSMPMVIRAPYGAGVRSPEIHSDSVEALFVHLPGIKVVCPSTPYDAKGLLLASIADPDPVLFLEPMRLYRGKRQEVPAHDYRIELGKGEIVQQGEDVTIFAWGAMMPIAMEAAELMKEQGISCEVIDLRTLYPLDKAIIADSVQKTGRVVIIHEGHETGGVGSEIVSVIMETSFLYLRAPIEKVTGFDVPVPLFALEHTYLPTTERVSQAIQKVYSF
- the pdhA gene encoding pyruvate dehydrogenase (acetyl-transferring) E1 component subunit alpha; the protein is MREKYPLLQIIDQEGKWLDESNEEGLLEEKVKQFYYHMLRIRTYDQKGVALQRQGRIGTYVPFAGQEAAQVGSALALGNEDWMFPTYRDHGASLTFGADLDRMLLHWNGRIEGCLPSREKKIMPASIPIATHLPHATGAAMAEGYKGTRNAAIAYFGDGATSEGDFHEGINIASVFKAPVVFFNQNNGYAISLPVEKQMNSETIAQKAEAYGIPGVRVDGMDVFAVYFAVSEALERSRSGKGPTLIEAVTMRFGAHTTADDPSKYRDQAEVNRIRDQVDPLLRLEKHMKHRGIWEMAWRDSIETAIQDELEAAIKRMETYEQPAVSDMFDHVFAEPTWTIEKQKQRILSTGGSS
- a CDS encoding dihydrolipoamide acetyltransferase family protein → MNALVQVKFSDMGEGMNEGEIIHYFVGVGDVVSVDQPLVEMQTDKMVAEIPAPAAGTIASIHYKEGDVVTVGNVIMEITTEAESAAPLSEMSNTRLQSASTTIATKKNATTVTNPYNRILAAPYTRKIARELGVDIEQIQGTGPAGRVLDDDVYQFAEQPETNKWTEEQESATQKLPQAEEEIRFAGIRKRIAEKMSYSVQTIPHVTHYDEVDLTHLLEERSVLKEMGESISVAAFFIKAVVICLKEFPIFNAQLEVEKEIIRLLKQYSIGIATHTEAGLMVPVIHDADQKSIRFMDEEMKRLIKKAKAGDLKLADMKQATFTVNNVGPLGGMAATPIINHPETAIMTFYKTKKVPVVTKDDALEIRSVMNVSVTFDHRVMDGAQSIAFTNRFKELIEHPTKLLLELI
- a CDS encoding dihydrolipoyl dehydrogenase family protein; translation: MVVGEFAEQRELIVIGGGPGGYHAAIRAAQLGNQVTLVEQDQLGGTCLHKGCIPSKIFTHVASKWHQTQQLSAFGISTGDLSLDMQELMAYKNSTIEQLCKGIEKLCQANRVEIVRGKANFINEHKLGVETEHQFTLFTFQHAIIATGSYPVLPENLKNNPFVWTEETIFTLHEIPKDLIVCGRDYIALEVAFSYRKLGAEVTIIIPEQADFPFDKAINRELKRMLKKEKIQLYRENKIKNITAIDGEVCVRISSNDQEISLTGTHLYMETEHKPNIESLGIDRIGMIYSEAGFIKVDNEMRTNIPSIFAIGNVTGDRLSAVIAMKQGKVAAEFIAGVASEIDTTMMPTVVHSIPPIAVVGLTEEEAIRQGYEVRTSQFGYSGNSYALIGKEKNGVTKIVKDAKTDLLLGFHVIGFGAIELISTGVTALELVARDEDLAFPFYPHPSFNETFLEAAEGLTNRAIHMKPS
- a CDS encoding ABC-F family ATP-binding cassette domain-containing protein, coding for MSILDVQNLSHSFGDKMVLKDISFRLLKGEHIGLVGPNGAGKSTLFHILTGDVIPDEGQVNWHPKVQVGNLEQHIQLTTGQSIRKFLQGAFQDLFRAEEEMLAITEKMAQMQTKELQQLLQQYSQLQTKLGQHDFYRIPAKVEEVAAGLGISQLGLETDVSQLSGGQRTKLLLAKLLLEQPDVLLLDEPTNYLDTAHIEWLTTYLQMYPNAFMLITHDTSFLTDVAQIIYHLEHKRLTRYPGNYKQFLQAYEMRRRQIHLEYQKQQEEIIKLEGYIQKNKARASTAKQAKSREKKLNKMERIEKPSHNPKPIFSFTVTTQPANIVLQATNLTIGYDKPLFTNVNVKLQRGEKIALAGHNGIGKTTTLKTLLGRLQAISGNISLGDRLLPAYFEQEMPAIGKHTALEEIWSAYPELTQKEVRQTLARCGLRSEHIFQELSSLSGGEQTKVRLCKLMLADSNFLILDEPTNHLDIATKNALKEALENYTGTLILVSHERYFYQDWITRVWNMEEWK